A window of Cohnella herbarum contains these coding sequences:
- a CDS encoding carbohydrate ABC transporter permease: MTNTAGFFRKHWKGYAFLIPIFLVLGTFKYIPFFNAVKMSFYDWNGANVKDFIGFDNFIRLFQDDTFYTSLKNIGIFTVSGILIQLTVPLIAAVLVFHVKNMKLQNMLKVWFVIPLVIPSIVIYLTWQWIFAGEYGVLNQFLEAIGLDSWTHAWLGESKTAIWSIIFVNFPWIGGITFLLYLAGLMSISSELFEVAKLDGMNAWQRFIRLELPLVRSQVKLVMVLTIIQQIQSFENILVLTNGGPGDTTISPALYLYTKGFSYSEMGYASAIGLVLFIILLLLTLINNKFVKNTDKID, encoded by the coding sequence ATGACAAACACGGCAGGATTTTTCCGCAAGCACTGGAAAGGATACGCTTTCCTCATTCCCATATTCCTCGTTCTCGGGACCTTCAAATACATTCCGTTCTTCAACGCGGTGAAGATGTCGTTCTACGACTGGAACGGCGCGAACGTCAAGGATTTCATCGGATTTGACAATTTCATTCGCTTGTTCCAAGACGACACGTTCTATACGTCTTTGAAAAATATCGGGATATTCACGGTGAGCGGGATACTCATTCAGCTGACGGTGCCGCTCATTGCCGCGGTTCTCGTCTTCCATGTGAAGAACATGAAGCTGCAGAACATGCTCAAGGTATGGTTCGTTATCCCTTTGGTCATTCCGAGCATCGTCATTTACCTGACTTGGCAGTGGATCTTCGCGGGGGAATACGGCGTGCTTAATCAATTTCTCGAAGCGATCGGGCTCGATTCTTGGACTCATGCGTGGCTCGGAGAAAGCAAAACGGCGATCTGGTCCATCATCTTCGTTAACTTTCCTTGGATCGGGGGAATTACGTTCCTACTGTACTTGGCGGGTCTGATGTCGATTTCTAGCGAACTGTTCGAGGTTGCAAAGCTGGACGGAATGAACGCGTGGCAGCGATTTATTCGCTTGGAGCTTCCTCTCGTGCGCAGCCAGGTTAAACTCGTCATGGTGCTCACGATCATCCAGCAAATTCAAAGCTTCGAGAACATTCTCGTGTTAACGAACGGCGGACCGGGGGATACGACGATATCTCCTGCATTGTATCTGTACACCAAAGGATTTTCTTACAGCGAGATGGGATATGCGTCCGCGATTGGGCTCGTGCTGTTCATTATTTTGCTGTTGCTGACTTTGATTAACAATAAGTTCGTGAAAAACACAGATAAAATCGACTAA
- a CDS encoding carbohydrate ABC transporter permease — protein MNRKLLALPHYGSLALLLALTLFPFYMLIVSSVKYTEQAIHNFWGISFPIHFDNYSAAFKQIAPFIGNTVLISSAIVVGVVLISSLAAYSFVRFNYPGKQLFFVLILSLMMIPGYLILIPQFLLVQKLDMLNTYQGQIFPPMAFGAAMATFLMKTFFEGIPKSLIEAADMEGAGERQIFLKIIIPLSLPIIATVAIINFLAGWNNYIWPLVATNGDAVKPVILALSTITGNMDQGVGVKLAGYIISSIPLLLLFVVATKPFISGVTSGAVKG, from the coding sequence ATGAACAGGAAGCTATTGGCATTGCCCCATTACGGTTCTCTAGCTCTCTTGCTAGCGTTGACGCTTTTCCCGTTTTATATGCTCATCGTCAGCTCGGTTAAATACACGGAGCAAGCGATTCATAATTTCTGGGGCATCTCGTTCCCCATTCATTTCGATAACTACTCGGCGGCCTTCAAACAAATCGCACCTTTCATCGGCAATACGGTGTTGATTTCTTCCGCGATCGTCGTCGGAGTCGTGCTGATCTCTTCGTTAGCCGCCTATTCGTTCGTCAGGTTTAACTATCCGGGTAAGCAATTGTTCTTCGTTCTTATTCTTTCGCTCATGATGATTCCCGGTTACTTGATCCTCATTCCCCAGTTTTTGCTCGTTCAGAAGCTGGACATGTTGAATACGTATCAAGGTCAGATTTTTCCCCCGATGGCTTTCGGAGCCGCGATGGCGACCTTCCTGATGAAAACCTTCTTCGAAGGGATTCCGAAAAGCTTGATCGAAGCGGCGGACATGGAAGGCGCGGGCGAGCGGCAAATTTTTCTCAAAATAATCATTCCGCTCTCTCTGCCGATAATCGCGACCGTCGCTATCATCAATTTCTTGGCCGGCTGGAACAACTATATTTGGCCGCTTGTCGCAACGAACGGCGATGCCGTTAAACCGGTCATCCTCGCGCTCAGCACGATAACGGGGAACATGGACCAAGGCGTCGGGGTTAAACTCGCGGGGTATATTATTTCTTCGATCCCGCTGCTACTGCTTTTTGTCGTCGCTACCAAACCTTTCATCTCCGGGGTTACTTCCGGGGCAGTAAAGGGTTAG
- a CDS encoding sulfatase, translated as MNSIVIVCDTLRRDHCGPYHLGRPLNQVTSAEQQDWVIPTPNMDRLAEKGIVFDNAYCGSTPCMPARRDIYTGRYEFLERGWGPLEEDDLDLPRQISGPPNQSMSEQLKNGNPVSYFITDHFHMWEQGAGNYHMGYTGFEFIRGHEADAWRTDPVEFPCPDSERVTKLERHFRNVHLTRKSEEDYFCAQMFSKASEWLEANYTHKDFYLHLDCFDPHEPWDPPEEYVKMFDPRGYDVDRFIPQAPYDEWRNHMNEDQLKHVQACYAANVVLVDKWLGKLLDKMDELDLWSNTMLVFTTDHGTYNGDLGRTGKLQTHQYDAVSHIPFIVAYPHGGQGTRRNQLAQLVDIYPTVLRATGKACPPDRHGLDLTPVFEDEAAHLRDYAISGMFGKSVTVTDGRWVLHQSPNADNQPLYWHGTCLAKFIPYDLGPYRDGVRAVTDCASWPTPTWLSDKKLDPSEHNNLVDREPEQAARLRQALKETLITLKAPTEQFARLGLRD; from the coding sequence ATGAACAGTATCGTTATCGTCTGCGACACGTTAAGGAGGGATCACTGCGGTCCCTATCATCTGGGGCGTCCGCTGAATCAAGTGACGAGCGCGGAGCAGCAAGATTGGGTCATTCCTACGCCGAACATGGACCGTTTGGCGGAGAAGGGTATCGTTTTCGACAACGCGTATTGCGGATCGACGCCTTGCATGCCGGCCAGAAGGGATATTTACACGGGGCGTTACGAATTTCTGGAACGCGGATGGGGACCGCTCGAGGAGGACGATCTGGATCTGCCAAGGCAGATTTCGGGACCGCCCAACCAATCCATGTCCGAACAGTTGAAGAACGGGAATCCCGTCAGTTACTTCATCACGGATCACTTTCATATGTGGGAACAGGGAGCCGGCAATTATCATATGGGGTATACCGGATTCGAGTTTATTCGCGGACACGAAGCGGACGCTTGGAGAACGGATCCCGTCGAGTTCCCATGTCCCGATTCGGAGCGGGTCACGAAGCTGGAAAGGCATTTCCGCAACGTTCATCTTACCCGCAAATCCGAGGAGGATTATTTCTGCGCCCAGATGTTCTCCAAAGCCTCTGAATGGTTGGAAGCGAATTATACGCATAAGGACTTCTACCTTCATTTGGATTGCTTCGACCCGCACGAGCCGTGGGATCCGCCCGAGGAATACGTCAAGATGTTCGATCCGAGAGGGTACGACGTCGACCGGTTTATCCCGCAAGCGCCTTACGACGAATGGCGCAATCATATGAACGAAGATCAATTGAAGCACGTGCAAGCTTGCTACGCGGCTAACGTCGTTCTTGTAGATAAATGGCTCGGCAAGCTGCTCGACAAGATGGACGAGCTCGATCTGTGGAGCAACACGATGCTCGTTTTCACGACCGACCACGGCACGTATAACGGAGATCTTGGCCGTACGGGCAAGCTGCAGACGCATCAATACGATGCCGTTTCCCATATTCCCTTCATCGTGGCTTATCCTCATGGGGGGCAAGGGACGAGAAGGAATCAATTGGCCCAACTCGTCGATATTTATCCGACCGTGTTGCGGGCGACGGGCAAGGCATGCCCCCCGGATCGGCACGGATTGGATTTGACGCCCGTGTTCGAAGACGAAGCGGCGCATCTGCGGGACTACGCGATCAGCGGCATGTTCGGGAAGAGCGTCACCGTCACCGACGGCCGCTGGGTATTGCATCAATCGCCGAACGCGGACAACCAGCCGCTCTATTGGCACGGAACTTGTCTGGCTAAATTCATTCCGTACGATCTGGGTCCTTACCGGGACGGCGTAAGAGCCGTTACGGATTGCGCCTCCTGGCCGACTCCGACTTGGTTGAGCGATAAGAAACTCGATCCTAGCGAGCATAATAACTTGGTCGATCGGGAGCCGGAGCAGGCGGCGAGGCTGCGGCAAGCGTTGAAGGAAACGTTAATTACGCTTAAGGCGCCGACCGAGCAATTCGCAAGACTGGGTCTTCGGGATTAG
- a CDS encoding chromate transporter yields MLGKLFFVFLKIGFISFGGGYAVIPMIEREMNHRGWVDANEFQQIVSLAGMSPGPIATNSATLIGFDLAGFPGAIVATIGMVMPSLLIVILIVAFCMRYQSNKRVKASFYGLRPVVTGLIIYAALHFGFLSHTETIFTWPTLMTLLISIGCLYAILKYKLHPIVVIVASGFAGIILF; encoded by the coding sequence ATGCTGGGCAAGTTGTTTTTCGTATTTTTGAAAATCGGATTCATTTCGTTCGGAGGGGGTTATGCCGTCATTCCGATGATCGAACGCGAAATGAACCATCGCGGTTGGGTCGACGCCAATGAGTTTCAACAGATCGTCTCGTTGGCGGGCATGTCGCCAGGACCTATCGCCACCAACAGCGCGACATTGATCGGATTCGATTTGGCGGGTTTTCCCGGCGCGATCGTAGCGACGATTGGCATGGTAATGCCTTCCCTGCTCATCGTCATTCTTATAGTCGCCTTCTGCATGCGGTATCAAAGCAATAAACGGGTAAAAGCTTCCTTCTACGGTCTTAGACCGGTCGTTACCGGATTGATCATCTATGCGGCTCTGCATTTCGGTTTTCTGTCCCATACCGAAACGATATTCACTTGGCCTACGCTTATGACATTGCTAATTAGTATTGGCTGCCTATATGCCATTCTTAAATATAAACTTCATCCGATCGTCGTCATCGTAGCATCCGGCTTTGCCGGCATTATCTTATTCTAG
- a CDS encoding chromate transporter, with product MFFKIGPSSFGGGYAMIPVIEREVVQKRGWLRQEDIADLVSVAGSAPGGVGVNSAVFIGYRKSGVTGACMAVLGITLPTFAIVFLLSVFYLHFENNPKIAAALKGIHGAIIALILLAAFKMVKTSIFDKATTVIEIAALGVLLFTSIHPIYVIAGGVLAGILIVGAKERTGMKVRTEKETTPASDQQLLFPEYYI from the coding sequence GTGTTTTTCAAAATCGGACCGTCGAGCTTCGGTGGAGGTTATGCGATGATTCCCGTCATCGAAAGGGAAGTCGTTCAGAAGCGGGGATGGTTAAGGCAAGAGGATATCGCCGATCTGGTGTCCGTGGCGGGAAGCGCACCCGGAGGAGTCGGCGTCAATTCGGCGGTGTTCATCGGATATCGCAAATCCGGCGTAACCGGCGCTTGCATGGCGGTGCTCGGCATTACGCTGCCGACGTTCGCGATCGTTTTTCTGCTAAGCGTGTTCTACCTGCATTTCGAGAACAATCCGAAGATAGCTGCGGCGCTGAAAGGCATTCACGGAGCGATCATCGCTTTGATTTTATTAGCGGCGTTCAAAATGGTCAAAACATCGATCTTCGACAAGGCGACGACGGTCATCGAAATCGCGGCCCTCGGAGTGCTGCTCTTCACTTCGATCCATCCGATCTACGTCATTGCTGGCGGGGTCTTAGCCGGCATCCTTATCGTCGGAGCTAAGGAACGGACGGGAATGAAGGTTCGGACGGAAAAAGAGACGACTCCCGCTTCCGATCAGCAGCTGTTGTTTCCGGAATATTATATCTAG
- a CDS encoding response regulator — protein MKVLVVDDQRLSRAGIIKMIEWDRLGLRLAGECANGHEALEAMSELEVDVVITDVRMPVLDGLQLIEKAKELYPHVAFLVISGFDDFAYVRKSIQLSVADYLLKPVDKLELNALMKDLIEKTQGARNKAADHLYNTREQFFRLLLEGAYDEEESMLEDWSDIRLPEGEDHFVASMFECEMDRRKLFGEFQFLANRCEIFLLRTRDHTYTLIAVGSTEDMGELLSILRTMLSDRSVYRLAGIGTVVKGIDRLRESVAKAYEAYTLQASLPEGSAPSSLGNDDSEISESVEIPLNAAWEREWFILMKQGNRTAILDKLNDLSHYPTSSTMSQDWIDSIFPYVLLRGAKEMFEAGLTNERDYLEAFRIAKNLPHVAGMLSKRDIVADYFNRCLDAEPQAQAEKIKDALEKAKAFVDANFEQPINLTDLALTSYMSPGYFSTLFRQHTGRNFLEYLTQLRMEHAKRLIEGNPNGKIGDIAIQCGYQDLKHFRKLFKRYTGVTPLQYKEDAAVD, from the coding sequence ATGAAAGTACTTGTGGTGGACGATCAAAGGTTATCGCGTGCTGGGATCATCAAGATGATCGAATGGGATCGTCTTGGTTTGCGGCTCGCGGGAGAGTGCGCGAACGGGCATGAAGCGCTGGAAGCGATGAGCGAGCTGGAGGTCGACGTCGTCATTACGGACGTGAGAATGCCGGTGTTGGACGGGCTTCAGCTCATCGAGAAAGCGAAGGAATTATATCCCCACGTCGCTTTCCTCGTCATTAGCGGGTTCGACGACTTTGCTTACGTGCGTAAGTCCATCCAGCTTTCGGTGGCGGATTATTTGCTGAAGCCGGTGGATAAGCTTGAACTCAACGCGCTGATGAAGGATTTGATCGAGAAAACCCAAGGCGCCAGAAACAAAGCCGCGGACCATCTTTACAACACCCGCGAACAATTTTTCCGTCTCTTGCTTGAAGGCGCTTACGACGAGGAAGAAAGCATGCTTGAGGATTGGTCCGACATACGTCTTCCAGAAGGGGAAGATCATTTCGTCGCTTCGATGTTCGAATGCGAGATGGATAGAAGGAAGCTGTTCGGAGAATTTCAATTTCTGGCTAACCGATGCGAAATCTTCCTGCTGCGGACAAGAGATCATACCTACACGCTTATCGCGGTCGGTTCGACGGAAGACATGGGCGAACTCCTCTCCATTCTTCGTACGATGCTTTCCGATCGGAGCGTCTATCGGCTGGCGGGTATCGGAACCGTCGTCAAAGGGATCGACCGGTTGAGAGAATCCGTTGCCAAAGCTTACGAGGCCTATACGCTTCAAGCCAGTTTACCCGAAGGATCGGCGCCTTCGTCTTTGGGTAACGACGATTCGGAAATATCGGAATCCGTTGAAATCCCTTTGAACGCGGCATGGGAGCGGGAATGGTTCATCTTGATGAAGCAAGGGAATCGTACGGCGATCTTGGACAAGCTTAACGATCTTAGTCATTATCCTACCTCTTCGACGATGAGCCAGGACTGGATCGACAGCATCTTCCCCTATGTCCTGCTTAGGGGAGCCAAAGAGATGTTCGAAGCCGGTTTGACGAACGAACGAGATTACCTGGAAGCGTTCCGAATCGCTAAGAACCTCCCTCACGTAGCCGGAATGCTGTCCAAGCGGGACATCGTAGCCGATTATTTCAATCGTTGCCTAGATGCCGAGCCCCAAGCGCAAGCCGAGAAAATCAAGGATGCGCTGGAGAAAGCCAAAGCGTTCGTCGACGCTAATTTCGAACAACCGATCAATCTAACCGACCTCGCGCTTACCTCTTACATGAGCCCGGGTTATTTCAGCACTTTATTCCGGCAGCATACCGGCCGAAACTTCCTGGAATATTTGACTCAACTGAGAATGGAGCACGCGAAACGGCTGATCGAAGGCAATCCGAACGGTAAAATCGGGGATATCGCGATTCAATGCGGGTATCAGGATCTCAAGCATTTCCGCAAGCTGTTCAAACGATATACGGGCGTTACCCCTCTCCAGTATAAGGAGGATGCCGCCGTTGATTAA
- a CDS encoding formylglycine-generating enzyme family protein: MRKKIDVPSCCSARRDTVDSESIRHSRFEADLTDRESENIASSWDSRVGMVLIPGGTFLMGTSDREGFPEDGEGPVRQVAVDSFYIDVTAVTNDQFAKFVSATGYRTEAEVFGWSYVFHSFVTTRSREQGSRAVPYTPWWLAVDGADWSHPEGVGSNVGNRGDHPVVHVTWNDAAAYCRWAGKRLPTEAEWEFAARGGLVQKRYPWGDELKPGGEHLCNIWQGKFPEVNHASDGYEGTAPVRAYLPNGYGLYNMAGNVWEWCADWFDRDYHSVGDADNPRGRQVSDMRSMRGGSYLCHKSYCNRYRVAARNKNTPDSSSGNTGFRCVAGV; this comes from the coding sequence ATGCGGAAGAAAATCGATGTTCCTTCCTGTTGCTCGGCGAGAAGGGATACCGTCGATTCGGAGAGCATTCGGCATTCCCGATTCGAAGCGGACCTGACCGATAGGGAGTCGGAAAATATCGCATCATCCTGGGATAGCCGAGTAGGAATGGTATTGATTCCGGGGGGAACGTTCCTAATGGGTACCTCCGATCGGGAAGGGTTTCCCGAGGACGGGGAAGGTCCGGTAAGGCAAGTCGCCGTCGATTCCTTCTATATAGATGTAACCGCGGTAACGAACGATCAATTCGCGAAGTTCGTCTCGGCTACGGGATATCGGACGGAGGCGGAGGTGTTCGGATGGTCTTACGTGTTTCATTCGTTCGTCACGACTCGATCCAGGGAACAAGGCTCTCGTGCCGTTCCGTATACGCCTTGGTGGCTGGCCGTGGATGGCGCCGATTGGTCGCATCCCGAGGGAGTCGGTTCGAATGTGGGGAACCGGGGAGACCATCCGGTCGTTCACGTGACGTGGAACGATGCCGCGGCTTATTGCCGCTGGGCGGGCAAACGTCTGCCGACGGAAGCCGAATGGGAATTCGCCGCGCGGGGCGGGCTCGTTCAGAAGAGATATCCTTGGGGAGACGAGCTCAAGCCGGGCGGCGAACACCTTTGCAACATCTGGCAAGGAAAGTTTCCCGAAGTGAACCATGCCAGCGACGGTTACGAAGGGACGGCGCCGGTAAGAGCTTATTTGCCTAACGGCTACGGCTTGTACAATATGGCCGGTAACGTATGGGAATGGTGCGCGGACTGGTTTGACCGCGATTACCATTCGGTCGGAGACGCGGACAATCCCCGGGGACGACAAGTCAGCGATATGAGATCGATGCGCGGCGGCTCCTATTTGTGCCACAAATCCTACTGCAACCGTTACAGGGTCGCCGCTAGAAATAAGAATACGCCAGACAGCTCCTCAGGTAATACCGGCTTTCGCTGCGTGGCGGGCGTTTGA
- a CDS encoding ABC transporter substrate-binding protein, with protein sequence MFKKKNALLSTSLVLSMGVALLSGCASGNSDSSPESSSSAGAAAKSVNLTFAVETPKDEETKQVWQEIIDGYTSKHDNVKIKLDYAPNDGDSFRTWLTTGLIGGTSPDIIPSRYTWTHEDLNKDLIVDLSSEYDKPNPYAGNKVWKDTFTPSILNEMKNPTSGSIAGITLQTLSIRVFYNQDLFAKNNLAIPKTWTEFLDVQSKLKAAGVTPFAFANSKPGDNHYLWAVNMMTNQIAAEKVRSYDFNNNRQLELNEIAASVDEGAVNLESADWTGYMPIMKDWSQYWAKGYNAMNGDAAKEMFLRGDAAMVMAGNFELKTIQDSKARNFEYGTFALPYLTKDQNPNAAEKNYELGGYPDLVFAIPKKVTGDKYAAAVDFFMYLSSPEVATIMGNKMYVATTLANVELPANLSGFQFVGDRILVNFYAAHIDKKLNEDLVKIGQLYLEGTITEEKYKAELQKTLKADMTTVLKTNNWNKENLYGTKQ encoded by the coding sequence ATGTTTAAGAAGAAAAACGCTTTGTTATCGACGTCGCTCGTCTTGAGTATGGGAGTTGCGTTGTTAAGCGGGTGCGCTTCGGGAAATTCCGATTCTAGTCCGGAATCGAGTTCGTCGGCCGGAGCCGCGGCCAAGTCCGTGAATCTGACGTTCGCGGTCGAAACGCCGAAGGACGAAGAAACGAAACAAGTGTGGCAGGAAATTATCGACGGTTATACGAGCAAGCACGACAATGTCAAAATCAAGCTGGACTACGCTCCGAACGACGGGGATTCATTCAGAACTTGGCTCACGACGGGTTTGATCGGCGGAACGTCTCCCGATATTATTCCAAGCCGTTATACATGGACTCATGAGGATCTAAATAAAGATTTGATCGTCGATCTCTCTTCCGAATACGACAAACCTAATCCGTACGCGGGCAACAAGGTGTGGAAAGACACTTTCACCCCGTCGATCCTGAACGAAATGAAAAACCCGACTTCGGGCAGTATTGCGGGGATTACGTTGCAAACGTTATCCATCCGCGTATTCTACAATCAAGATTTGTTCGCGAAGAACAATCTGGCTATTCCGAAGACTTGGACCGAATTCCTGGACGTTCAATCGAAGTTGAAAGCGGCCGGCGTAACGCCGTTCGCGTTCGCGAACTCGAAACCGGGCGATAACCACTATCTGTGGGCCGTTAACATGATGACGAATCAAATCGCGGCGGAGAAAGTAAGAAGCTACGACTTCAACAACAATAGACAGCTCGAATTGAACGAAATCGCGGCATCCGTCGACGAAGGCGCGGTAAACCTGGAGTCCGCGGACTGGACGGGCTATATGCCGATCATGAAAGACTGGTCGCAGTATTGGGCGAAGGGATACAACGCGATGAACGGCGACGCGGCGAAAGAAATGTTCTTGCGCGGCGATGCGGCGATGGTAATGGCAGGCAACTTCGAATTGAAGACCATCCAAGACTCCAAAGCTCGCAACTTCGAATACGGCACGTTCGCTTTGCCTTACTTGACCAAGGATCAAAACCCGAACGCGGCCGAGAAAAACTACGAGCTGGGCGGATATCCGGATCTCGTGTTCGCGATTCCGAAAAAAGTAACGGGCGACAAATACGCGGCGGCAGTGGATTTCTTCATGTATTTATCCTCGCCTGAAGTGGCAACGATCATGGGCAACAAAATGTACGTCGCGACGACGCTTGCCAACGTCGAGTTGCCGGCTAACTTGAGCGGCTTCCAATTCGTGGGCGACCGCATTCTGGTTAACTTCTATGCGGCGCATATCGACAAGAAGCTGAACGAGGACCTGGTGAAAATCGGTCAGTTGTACCTGGAAGGCACGATTACGGAGGAGAAATACAAAGCCGAATTGCAAAAGACGCTTAAAGCGGATATGACGACCGTACTGAAAACGAATAACTGGAACAAGGAAAACCTCTACGGTACGAAGCAATAA
- a CDS encoding alpha-L-fucosidase, which yields MTTNSNWFRENIRQVHIDFHMPEFPRDAINNFNAQEFVSHFVRAKANVIGVFTKCHFGNAFYDNTVGHKHSGLKEDFFGEVLAEARKNDIKVIAYYSLGTDAHAVLNNPDWYQVDEFGKVRGSEGTVWELPCINSPYREELVIPQVKEITEKYEMDGYLFDIPYIHNHYCFCDYCKKKFVEEYGQELTPELLKTNRELVIGFGIDSAARCMKEIHDVIKKIRPEVLVNCNGAWRMGEPASVNATSDYGLWESQPSATGSFLGHSIRARHIRTLDVPVQIMTVRFTEGWGLMSCKTAEQLKFEFACIMANGGIINIGDQVMPDGSLQGGVYDIIGEAFSFVEEREAYCIGAKSVRGIAVIADNTSNWYHDKDDSATFGSAKMLIEGHRQFDIYYNDEFPDLAGYRAVVLPENVKLSKASIERLEAFVREGGLLLAEGAATYSKETKDFGLADVLGLHYLERTPYPFAYFTENERLWNGVAKIPQLVEGEFIKTVPTTAETLSLIQWPLTVPAVNRAFRHPMPPAGTISDFPGISVNRYGEGTALYVAAPVFRTYWNSNHFWVRRIITNLLDRYDTGKYFETNAPVHVETNLMEKDGKKILHLINFQNIHAGEKSSSFYDPIENITPVHDIEVRINDKKIRSATVRPGNERLVTEETEKGIRFTVPKVHIHAMIELSAD from the coding sequence ATGACTACGAATAGCAACTGGTTTCGGGAGAACATCAGACAGGTTCATATAGATTTTCATATGCCGGAGTTTCCGCGCGACGCAATCAACAATTTTAACGCCCAAGAGTTCGTCTCCCATTTCGTAAGAGCGAAAGCGAATGTGATCGGCGTATTTACCAAATGCCACTTCGGAAACGCGTTTTACGACAATACGGTCGGACATAAGCACAGCGGATTAAAGGAGGATTTCTTCGGGGAAGTGTTAGCTGAAGCGAGGAAAAACGACATCAAGGTAATCGCGTACTACTCGCTCGGAACGGACGCCCATGCGGTGCTGAATAACCCGGATTGGTATCAAGTCGACGAGTTCGGCAAAGTCCGTGGGAGTGAAGGGACCGTATGGGAGCTGCCTTGCATTAACAGTCCATATCGCGAAGAATTGGTGATCCCTCAGGTAAAGGAAATTACCGAGAAATACGAGATGGACGGATATCTGTTCGATATTCCTTACATTCATAATCACTATTGCTTCTGCGACTATTGCAAAAAGAAATTTGTCGAGGAATACGGCCAAGAGCTAACGCCGGAGCTGCTGAAGACGAACCGCGAGCTTGTCATCGGCTTCGGAATCGATTCCGCCGCGCGCTGCATGAAAGAAATCCACGACGTCATCAAGAAAATCCGTCCGGAAGTGCTTGTCAATTGCAACGGAGCTTGGCGCATGGGCGAACCGGCATCGGTAAACGCGACGAGCGATTACGGGTTATGGGAATCTCAGCCGTCCGCAACCGGTTCGTTCTTGGGACATTCCATTCGCGCTCGCCACATTCGCACGTTGGACGTTCCCGTTCAAATTATGACGGTACGCTTCACTGAGGGCTGGGGACTCATGTCCTGCAAGACGGCCGAGCAATTGAAGTTCGAATTCGCTTGCATCATGGCGAACGGAGGCATTATCAATATCGGCGACCAAGTGATGCCGGACGGTTCGTTGCAGGGCGGCGTTTACGATATTATCGGCGAGGCGTTCTCCTTCGTGGAAGAGCGGGAAGCATATTGCATCGGCGCGAAGAGCGTCCGCGGTATCGCGGTCATCGCAGACAACACGAGCAATTGGTACCATGACAAGGACGATTCGGCGACGTTCGGATCAGCGAAAATGCTGATCGAAGGGCATCGTCAATTCGATATCTATTATAACGACGAGTTTCCGGATTTGGCGGGTTATCGGGCGGTTGTCCTTCCGGAGAACGTCAAATTATCGAAGGCATCGATCGAAAGGCTGGAAGCTTTCGTACGAGAGGGAGGTTTGCTGCTGGCCGAAGGCGCCGCGACCTATTCCAAGGAAACGAAGGATTTCGGGCTTGCAGACGTACTGGGCTTGCATTACTTGGAGCGGACTCCGTATCCGTTCGCCTATTTCACGGAGAACGAACGGTTGTGGAACGGAGTCGCCAAGATACCGCAGCTAGTCGAAGGGGAGTTCATTAAGACGGTTCCTACGACGGCCGAGACGTTAAGCTTGATCCAATGGCCGCTTACCGTACCTGCTGTTAATCGCGCCTTCCGTCATCCGATGCCTCCGGCGGGAACGATCAGCGATTTTCCCGGCATCAGCGTCAACCGTTATGGGGAAGGAACCGCTCTTTACGTGGCGGCCCCCGTATTCCGCACTTATTGGAACAGCAATCATTTCTGGGTGAGGCGGATCATTACGAATCTGCTCGATCGGTACGATACCGGCAAATATTTCGAAACGAACGCTCCCGTGCACGTCGAGACGAACTTAATGGAGAAGGACGGCAAGAAGATTCTTCATCTGATCAACTTCCAGAACATCCATGCGGGCGAGAAGAGCAGCTCGTTCTACGATCCGATCGAGAACATTACGCCGGTTCATGACATCGAAGTGCGAATTAACGATAAAAAGATTCGATCGGCAACGGTTCGCCCGGGCAACGAGCGATTGGTTACGGAAGAAACGGAGAAAGGAATTCGGTTTACGGTTCCTAAAGTCCATATCCACGCGATGATCGAATTAAGCGCGGATTAA